A genomic stretch from Theobroma cacao cultivar B97-61/B2 chromosome 4, Criollo_cocoa_genome_V2, whole genome shotgun sequence includes:
- the LOC18507261 gene encoding aldose 1-epimerase has product MAKISFLFALIAAFAIANGSATKEEVGIYELKKGDLSVKFTNWGATIVQVVLPDKYGKLGDIALGYDSVQEYMNDTSYVGSIVGRVANRIAGAQFTLKGVHYKLIPNEGKNMLHGGPIGFSDVVWKVEKYKKDGHAPSIVFAYDSYDGEQGFPGALKVTVAYTLLPGNKLTVTMKAKALNKATPVNLAQHTYWNLGNHNSGDILSEEVQIFASQYTPVDSQLIPTGEFASVKGTPYDFLKSHTVGSRINKLPSGYDINYVLDGAPGKIKKVAVVKDKKSGRVMELLTNQPGVQFYTANFLKDVKGKGGYVYQPHGALCLETQGFPDSVNHPNFPSTIIYPGKEYKHIMLFKFSISS; this is encoded by the exons ATGGCCAAGATATCTTTCTTATTTGCATTGATAGCTGCTTTTGCTATTGCCAATGGCTCTGCAACAAAGGAGGAGGTGGGGATATATGAGCTCAAGAAAGGGGATTTGTCTGTTAAGTTCACCAACTGGGGTGCAACTATTGTCCAAGTTGTCCTCCCTGACAAATATG GTAAACTGGGTGATATTGCTCTGGGATATGATTCTGTCCAGGAGTATATG AACGATACTTCCTACGTTGGTTCCATTGTCGGACGGGTTGCTAACCGAATTGCAGGCGCTCAATTTACTTTGAAAGGAGTCCATTACAAACTGATTCCTAATGAAGGCAAAAACATGCTTCATG GTGGCCCCATTGGATTTAGTGATGTTGTCTGGAAAGTGGAAAAGTATAAGAAAGATGGTCATGCTCCTTCCATTGTCTTTGCCTATGACAGCTATGATGGTGAACAAG GATTTCCCGGTGCACTCAAAGTCACGGTGGCCTATACCCTTCTCCCTGGTAACAAGCTGACTGTGACAATGAAAGCCAAAGCTCTAAACAAGGCTACTCCAGTGAATCTCGCCCAACATACATACTGGAACCTTGGTAATCACAATAGTGGTGATATTCTATCTGAAGAAGTCCAGATTTTTGCTTCCCAGTACACGCCTGTTGATAGCCAGCTTATTCCCACTGGCGAATTTGCTTCTGTAAAGGGAACTCCATATGATTTCCTAAAGTCCCACACTGTTGGAAGCAGAATCAATAAACTTCCTAGTGGTTATGATATCAACTACGTGCTTGATGGTGCTCCTGGAAAGATTAAGAAAGTAGCTGTCGTGAAGGATAAGAAGTCTGGAAGAGTTATGGAGCTGTTGACAAATCAACCTGGTGTGCAATTCTATACTGCAAATTTCCTGAAAGATGTGAAGGGAAAAGGTGGATACGTCTATCAACCTCACGGAGCTTTATGTTTAGAGACTCAAGGCTTCCCTGACTCTGTGAATCATCCTAACTTCCCTTCAACTATTATTTATCCTGGAAAGGAATACAAGCATATTATGCTGTTCAAGTTTTCGATTTCATCGTAG